Below is a genomic region from Tenrec ecaudatus isolate mTenEca1 chromosome 15, mTenEca1.hap1, whole genome shotgun sequence.
accctccactctcccagcatcgtccctcacacccttggtcctgaaggtatcatccaccctggattccctgtacctccaaccctcatatgcaccagtgtacagcctctgtcctatccagccctgcaaggtagaattcggatcatggtagttggggggaggaagcatccaggatctgggggaaagctgtgttcttcatcgatactacctcacaccctaattaacccatctcctctcctaaatccctctatgaggggatctccattggtcgacacttgggccttgggtctccactctgcacttcccccttcatttaatatgatatatatatacatatatatacatacatatatacatatacacatatatacacatacatacacacacttatatcttttttttttttttgcatgatgccttatacctggtcccttgggcacctcgtgatcgcactggccggtgtgcttcttccatgtgggcttatttgcttctgagctagatggccgcttgttcaccttcaagcctttaagaccccagacactatctcttttgatagccgggcaccatcagctttcttcaccacatttacttgttcacacactttggctccagccgttgtgtcgggagagtgagcatcatagagttccaatttaataaaagaaggtattcatgcattgagggagtgtttgagtagaggcccaaggtccttctgccaccttaatacttgacctataaatatagacacatagatctatttccccatcctcctatatatatttgcatgtacatgtctttgtctagacctccatgaatgccctttgactcctagctctttcctccatctcccttgactttcctcctgccctactaccatgcttcatcgccacctgggctagagtatacctcttctctaagcaaccttacccttgatcatttcccagcaggcctgccactcccacttctctaccatttggggtcccatgtttttcccttgtccctgggtttgttaacaccacttccttacccccccctacccccccaccccaagtccccccaaaactgtcggtcccgttgtttttcctccagatagttcatccagcctgtcctattcagacagacctgtggagtcactaacatgcacgaaaactagacagaggaaaacaaagcaacagtatacaaccagacaacaaaacaacaaaaacaaaccactgacaaagaacataataaaacagttcacaagagaaaagcttgtagttagttcagggatcgtttgctggcccttaggagtgttttccagtccagtctgttggggcaccacgccctggccccgaagtccactttcagcattccctggggaccttgccactccattcccttgctgttccgctgcactcccccagtgatttgcctcggtgtggtgggatcaggtcaggtgcaattcccacactgtgtctccggtgctgtcccctgtatcgcccttagtcactgaggggcatcatgtctcatagtggggccagccatgttgttctctctgtggactggctgctctactcaggaacatcatcatcacggcctggtgggccaggctgtgctccactctctcctcctgccccttcatctgctcctgtgtgctctgatcaaatatgtccatctcccagagctgcagagtcaatgtcgtcctttggaaaaaatttttttcgggggaggggcaggaatccacttaatttatggtgctggggccagcctcccagacctctccacctgttccctcctccacaccgggatattgcgttcacaccttgcgacactgggttgaagtctggtcccactttccctgtggagatataaacaataccctccccttgggtggattaatgccctatgaccccactacccttttcttccttgtatttatccttttgttttcctttccccacctcctccaccattgtctaccatgtacatccctggttttggtctggtctctttcatACTACCCCTAAAGAGttattttctaattaaattctTCATTTTAAGATATTTGGGTTTGCAATTAGatctgttttgttccattttctagTAAAATTCTCTAAGGCTTTAGGAAAAAGGCATTGCATTTAGTTTGTTGCTGATGTTTCTAAGATGATTACTAGGTGTggcataagagtggatcaatCAATGACAAGGTGGGTGAAGAAAACACAGGCCTAAGTAAAAGACTGATAGGATTTTCACTTTGGAATCTGGGTGGGTCTAATCCAATAAAAATTGTGTTGAGAGATTTACATTCCTATGGTGAGAATATTTTTTTCAGatacataattcataaattttatttatggatcctaaaatatgTGTCTTTGActggatgttttaggctgttcttgttgttaagggCTTTGAAATTGGTCCTGAATCATACTTACCTTCTGGTCTGACTTATAGTTAGCCTATGTCAAGGTGGAATAAATTCTGCCCAATTCACGATcatactcacaattgttatattggaGCTGATTGCTGCAGTTACCATGTCAGTTCATCTCAATGAACGTTTTCCTATATTTTCTCTGAACCTTGTGTTTATCAAGCCTGCgattttccaaggactgaaatGTTAATCTAGTAGAGGTCAGTGCCTGCTCCttggtattttttttccttcaaatcataCAATATTAAAACAACGTCCTTTCTATCAGAAGCCAgtattttcttgctttgttttttttttctctctaagaaaagcttttagtttgagTTCAATGAAATATGCTTTGTCTCTGAATGCAAGTCATAATTGGGTCTTAATTTGACTCTCTCTAACATTCACctactgaggataaatgcatccaATGATGCAGATTGTTTGTGACATAGACAtatttgattttctgtttcaattttctgcttcttatacatatgaaatcAGAAAATGCAATGATTAAGATGTTAGATGAAAAATAATAGTCATTAGTTCCAATTCACCAGctgtttcttgtagaaacaggagAAAGATATGCCTAGAGAGAGATGGCACAGTCAgattccataaaggttacagccttaaagAGAATGCACTGGTGCAGTGCTCCTGAATTCTATGGGGGGTTTATTCTATTATAAGAttaccttgcttgtcttagtaaaatgaggtggGTATATTTTTCAATTATGTGGTGTAGGCTGAGTTTAAACTGCCAGGCTCTGTGTTAGAGACaaagctgtggatcattgacctccaccccactcagggctccttatgctatgctttcacttttataacaaaaattggatatgtatatatagatatatatttatttaatcctAAAATGTTTCTAAAGATTGTATAACTTAGGAACTAGACTCAAATTATAAAATAACTTAGATCTCACAACTTCTGAATTGTTTTCTTTAACCCTTTTTTTGGTTACTTTTGCTGGTATCTCTAGGGGCGTGGGAATGGGAGGCAGGATGAGAAAGCTGGAACTAGATAGGACTGCCTGTGATGGTGGTTCACACTGAGTTTCAAATCTGCTGGTCATTATTTCTAAATTCTATGAACTTAAGATGCAACCACCCCAATGGTAACACAATGTTTGAGCGCTCTCACTACTTTCAGGTTTATGCCTAACACGGAGAGTTACACAAACGTCTTTCATAGCCAATGCTTTGTGTACTTCTACTGGTTTTTCCAAGGTTCAGCTTTTAGCTTTAATCAGGATGGCTATTGCATGTTTCCCTTGaagtgcttgatgaattatcTCTGTTTTGTGctgcttaattttttaaagatgattCACCCACTTTTAAGTTGACCATTGAAGTCATCCTGCGCAAATTTTGTTTTTCCTACTAAGTTCAGTGAAATCTTCACTTTTTCTGCTCCGTATTGGAGCCCTGTGGGAGCCCCATTGGGCTGCCAAGTGAACAGTTCCAGTGACCCGCCGCTCCATgctgaaagacaaggcttttagcGCTTGTCTAGAGTTACAGCCTGGGGTGCCAGCTGCGATAGCGGAGGACTTGTGTCGCGGCTCCACTTGGTCTACAGTCGCTTGGGGAATACCTCTAGCAGTTCTTGCCGTCACCGCTTCCATTTTGCCCCCATGTCCTTTCTCAGCTCACTCCATGCTCATCTCGCATACGGACCACCTGTGGGCCCGCTTCTCTTGGGAGCACCCACCCAGGCACAGGGCTCCAGCAAGCAGAATGAGAAGGTCGAGCGAGAGAGGTCCGTCCACCCTGGCTGCAACTGGGCCAGAAGAAATGGTCCAGGAAGAAGGAATGGAATCGAATGGAAGAGAATTCACTCCAGAGACAAAACAGCTCCTCTTCTCTATTATAGCTATTCCCCTGACAATACAAACTTTGTGTTTTCAGGTTCTGCAGCATTCCAGACCTCAGGCACAGAATCAGGATGGGAAAAAGACGGTGtgtctctccactcaagcccaagTTGGCAGCAGCAAGCGGAACACACAGTCACGGGAACCAGTCCACAACTGTGACCGCCTCTATTTCAGGACCTCCTAAAAACAAACAGCATGTGGACAGCAACCATGGACGGGAAAATGTATCGGACTTAACGCTGGGGCCTGAAAATTATCCAATTACACGAATGAATCCCACATCAGGAGCGCTGAGCCCTCTCCCCTGGCCCAACGGAACTGCCAACACCACCAAGAACCTGGTGGTGACTGCAGAGATGTGCTGCTACAGCTTTGATGTGCTCTACTGTCACCTCTATGGCTTCCCACAGCCACGACTTCCTAGATTCACCAATGACCCCTATCCACTGTTTGTGACATGGGAGACAGGGCGGGATAAGCGTCTCTGGGGCTGCATTGGAACCTTCTCAGCCATGAATCTTCACCCAGGACTCAGGGAATACTCGTTAACCAGTGCACTTATGGACAGTCGATTTCCCCCAATGACGCGAGAGGAGCTACCTAAGCTTTTCTGCTCTGTCTCCCTCCTTACTAACTTTAAGGTTGCCAGTGATTACCTGGACTGGGAGGTAGGGGTCAATGGAATTCTAATTGAATTCATCAGTGAAAAGGGCATCAAATGTACAGCCACATATTTACCTGAGGTTGCTAAAGAACAAGACTGGGATCAGATCCAGACCATAGACTCATTGCTCAGGAAAGGTGGTTTTAAGGCTCCAATTACCAGTGAATTCCGAAAAACGATCAAACTCACCAGGTACCGAAGTGAGAAGGTGACAATCAGTTATGCAGAGTATGTTGCTTCTCATCAGCACTGTTTCCAGAACGGCACCCTTCATGCCCCACCCCTCTACAATCATGACTCCTGACACAAGGCTGCATGACCAATCTCACCCCCTATGGCAGCTAATGGCTATGACATCATTGGAGCagacccctcctcttcctggtccaGTTGCTTCCATTACTGCACCATGTTATGATGCTAGCTTCCATTGCCAAGTCAGCTCCAGCTAAATAAAGGGATGATGGGGTTGCATTGAATGAAACAACTTGAGGGGCCCAAGCCTTGTCTCAGCCTTTCCTCTATGGGGTTCAGTTGGATTGGGGCTTCTCCAAGATTGGTGAGAATTACTATGTTGGTTCAGAGGACCTGTGACATGCAGGTACCACTGGTGATTTGCTGCATGTGTATTGGCTACACAAGGAAGCTGAAATTGAAGATCCATGAAGGCTTAAACCATACACATCCCTATCACCTCCCAAGATCAAGTAGGCAGTCTGGGCAATGGAGACTAATCAGAAACATTATAGGTTTTAAATAgcttttttcataaaagaaaacTTTCATTTAATTGCATACCTAGAATTGATCACAGCTTCCATACTTCCTACACTGACATCCTGATAGGATTGAAAGTGGGCACCATGAATCCTCTGTGGTTCCTGGACAGGGCAGCCACGTCAGAAGCCTTTTGGGAGGCATAGGTCCACTGACAGGGTTCAAGAAACTACATCTTACTGTGAGTTGCATTTTGTAGCATTCTTTATTTAGAGTGTTGTGCAGCCTGCTGaagaatggaatggaatggagatgccgaaaggaggacctgatgtcatTGCTACACATGTGTGAAGGAGTTGTCTGTTCCTTACCAACTGGACACCTCAAATCCTCTTCTGGGAGCACTGCCTATAGCTGGATCTCGGTTCTCAGAAAGCAGAGATCaaagaagcagctggcttgaccttTGTAAGGACACCTTGTTCTAGGGAAGAATTCAGGGCCTCCAAGCGGTTTTTCTTTTCAGGCACGCATTCTGAAAGACCTTTATACAAGCTAGTTCTTAAAGGACTTTAAAACAAAGCTGTTAATAAACAAGGTGGCTCTTCAGCTTGTCTAAAGTATTGGACATCTCCACTGCACCAGAGAAAATTCCTAAACTCATTCAAGATATTTCAACCTTCTTGTGACATATTGCCTGTTGCCGTTGTTGCTAATTTCCACGTCTGTCAGCAAGTATCTCCTGTCTGGCTTATTCTTCACTAATTTGGTGGCAGAGTTCATAGAACGAAGGGACTTGGAAGATGCTTTGGATATATCTTAACAGAGGCACTGCTAAATTGATTGATGGGAAGATTTAGCCAGAAGAAAGATTCCCAATGATATTATTACTGCTTTTCAGCAACacatttagagaattcataaaatggATTGGATATCAACCCAATGAACACAATGATTGGTATATTAAAGTTTATATGGACAAGGCGTGGCTTTCTGAAATGGGCCAAAGGAGCTCCTTTGAGATTCCTCCTGCCAGGAATGTACAAATGGGTACAATTTGAGGAACATTCTGTTCCAGGCATTAGTGTCTTTGGTTTTTAGGTGACAATGAGAATGTAAGTGGATCTTCTTGACACTGTGCTCTGCTGTTCTGACAAGGATGCAGAAaggttaaggggaaggttgggctgATAAACGGGAAACCCGTGTCATGTCACCTGTCTTAACTGCTGGGATTTCACATCCTGCCATATTCCCCTTGTAAGGTTGATCAAAACCCTTTTGAAGATGAAGGGATTGTATCAAGATTTCCTGCTGCTGAGAATAATAAATCAGTCTTACACCATggtttgatgtatggatggtcGGCTCTGAATTAAACCATCCACTTTTGGTTTGTAAAACAGTATTGCTACATAGGGATAAATTCGTCAATGTTTTAATGTTCTGTGTTAGAGTTGTGTTTAGGTtctaaagctttttttaaaagcaaaaaacctAGTGCTCAACTTTCACCCCTGAGCACGCTCAGTGAGATTGGCCATGCGAGCATTTATAGTGCCATGCTCTTTAAGCCTATATTTTCTTGTATAAATGTTTACCTATTTGTCTTCACCAGTGtacaattcattttttattttggtgaGGGTGTGGTAGGATACCTgccatttaagaaaatgaaatgttaaaatcaGTGCACAAGAAATAGGCTGGTTTGAGCCCAGCACCACACTGAAGTGGCCTCCTGCTGTTAGAGTAAAGAAGCCTTGCTCCCTCCACTTTTCCTCATGCTCCCATACAAAAAGACAGCGATGGAAAAGCTCTTTCCCCCTTTGCTTTGCCCAAGGGGACTTGGGAGCTGGCCAAGGAAAATACTCGTAAGGAATGGTACTTTCTGTGTCAGTCTGGAACAGGGCCTGGTCTGGAAGTGTACAGTGATGGACACCTCAGAAACACGTATGGCAGGTTGCTCTCAGGAAAAACAGAAGCCTGGATTATCCATGTGGCAGCTCTGCTAGGGAGATGACAGCTCTGAACTGCCTTCCACGTGCTTGACCAAATCAGTCATGAGGGTGTTCAGATACATATATGATTTGTAGATGGAAGGAAGTGAGTTTTCTGCTTAGTGTTACCTTTGTCCTTGAGCTGCATAAACTGAACAGTAGGTAATCAGATTTCACAGAACCAATCTAACTGCTGGCTTGGTTCATAGTTTATGTCATCCTTAGCTGTGAGTGCCTTTTGGTCTGAAAAATTGGGTTGTTTCATAATACCCACAGCTAGGACATACTGTATACATTGCCCTCACTTTATATTAAAAGGATTGTGTTTGATCGCTAGGGTTTGTCGATACTGGATTGTTTCCACTGTGAGTTTCTACAAACATTGTCTCTGCATAATAAAGCCACTCATGTTAGAGAACTTTTCAACAAGAAAGTTTTGTAGGTGAAGTACTGcatattgttataatatctatacaAAAGAAGCACTGGGCGTCAATTTAAGATTTGCACAATATCTGTTTTCCATATGTGAACACCCGCAAATACactaaattgttattttctgctggGTTTCTGGAACCTTGAAagttatgtgtttgttttgtttcgttacaCCTGTTTCCCCGAAGCAGACTGTATGGCATGCAATACAAAGACTTCAGAATAAGTCTCTGTGTTACACTCTGTTGCCTCTTGGCTATATAGCTTACGAGTGCAAATCGTtgaactccaacaaaatattgTAGAGAACAAACCATAATgggctaaaataaaatttaaaaaagagttacagccagaGAAAAGCACAAGGACATctccaccatgtcctatagggtcgaactgatgtcattgagtctgtttggctagttctcttggttcatattttacattaagTGTTATTTTTGATATTACCATCTTCATGCTATTTTTCTTTACCAGATTATTTACTAGCATTTCTGGAAACATTCACTTATGTTGAAGGTTTCTGAATTATTgtctttagatttactttttaaaaaatccctggAGGCACTTCTTGTTAGTGGAATTGGAGATTTCACATGATTGCAACTGAAATTATGTATCAGCTAATACAGATACCCTTCCAACTGAGTAAACTTCCAGAGCAGCATACTGAGGCAGGGGCAGTCTGGGAAAACCTGCTCCATGTGGACAAGTCCTGTCTCTGGGAGAAAAAAATAGCTGTCCTCCGTAGTAGAATTCCCTTAGTGAATCAACATGCCTGGAGAAAGTACATTTGCTCTCATGGAGAAATCAATGCACTGGAAGAAATTTTCAGagagataaagaaacaaaagcacagaATTCCAAGATACACAGAACGGCCATGAGAACAGGGTTTTATGACTTTATTTTGCAGCCTGAAGTCCCAGATTTATTGAAGCCAGAActcaagttttaaaaatcatgaatTTCTGGCCTATTATGGAAGAATTTAAGGATTTCAACAAATATATTGTTTTTATGGAATACCAAGGTGCCTACTATGCAGGCCTGGCAAAGATAATCCCACCAAAGAGTGGACAGCCGACAGAAATAAAAATGTGGATGACACCCTCATAGCCAGTCCTGTGCAGCAAGTAGCTAAGGGATAAGCAGGTGTCTTTTTACAAGACCATAAAATAAAGAAATCCATGACAGTAAAGGAGCATCGCCACTTGGCTCACACTGACAGATATTGCACTCCCACACACCGGGATGTTGAGGATTTGGAGTGAACATTGGAAGGATCGCCTGTACCattctcccatttatggggcTAAGGTATGCGGCTCCTTGTTTGGTGAAAAGACTGAGCATCAGAACCTCACACACCTGGGGACGATCCAGGGTCTCCTGTAATAGGAGTGTGGAGTTGTTGTCAAAGGCGTCAACACCCCTCCCTGTACGTTGGCCCGTGGCAGACCACCTCCGCTTGGCACACGGAGGACAAGGACCTGTACAGCATCACCCACCTGCACTTCAGGGAGCACAACACTTGGTATGCGGTGCCCCCTGAGCAAGGAGCCCGCCTGGAAAAGCTCCCTGGCAGTTCTAGTGTCTGTGAGAGAACTTCCTGCGgcacaaggtggccctcatcTCACCCAGCCTCCTCAGGGAAAATGCATTCCCTTTGGTCGATCACCCAGGAAGCAGGTGCGTTCATAGTCACATTCCCCTATGGCTCCCACGCTGGCTTCCATCGCGGTTTCAACTGTGCGGAATCCATCAGTTTCGCCTTCCTGCACTGGGTTAATTGAGGTAAAGCTGCTTCTCAGTGCAGCTGCGGGGAAGCCAGGGTCACTTTTCCCATGGACGCCTTCGCGTGCATTCTGCAACCTGAGTGCCATGAGCTGTGGAAACAAGGCAGGGACTGCACCTCCGTGGACCACGTGGAGCCCACAGCACTGACCAGCCCGGAGTGGACGGCCTGGAAGGAAGCCCAGGCTCTTGAGGGGCA
It encodes:
- the LOC142427879 gene encoding AMMECR1-like protein; its protein translation is MGKRRCVSPLKPKLAAASGTHSHGNQSTTVTASISGPPKNKQHVDSNHGRENVSDLTLGPENYPITRMNPTSGALSPLPWPNGTANTTKNLVVTAEMCCYSFDVLYCHLYGFPQPRLPRFTNDPYPLALMDSRFPPMTREELPKLFCSVSLLTNFKVASDYLDWEVGVNGILIEFISEKGIKCTATYLPEVAKEQDWDQIQTIDSLLRKGGFKAPITSEFRKTIKLTRYRSEKVTISYAEYVASHQHCFQNGTLHAPPLYNHDS